A stretch of Lactiplantibacillus brownii DNA encodes these proteins:
- the cas9 gene encoding type II CRISPR RNA-guided endonuclease Cas9 (Cas9, originally named Csn1, is the large, multifunctional signature protein of type II CRISPR/Cas systems. It is well known even to general audiences because its RNA-guided endonuclease activity has made it a popular tool for custom editing of eukaryotic genomes.) has protein sequence MTEKYGVGLDIGSNSIGWTVVDGNGRLKRVKGKVAIGARLFKEGQAAADRRGYRTTRRRLSRVKWRLRLLREIFDEPISKIDPNFFARRKYSAISPRDSQYDGLAKTLFNNQTDKEFYDTYPTIYHLRQALMSEKRQFDIREIYLAIHHIVKHRGNFLRTGNATNYQTVPLDLVTAFAKITDLIARINPELDLTLTSNVIQADQIKAILLRNDLSRSDRQKQIVPLMYLATGMTTDQKKQQKSVVNELAKALAGNKANVATFTMTEIDVAEKKDWSFEMGNLQDALPVIESKLEPSAMDLLETVSELYSAINLAQLIPEGLTFSQRMMEKYNQHANDLVLLKDYVKSQADRARGREIRATYDQYIAGEKSKAITQDEFYHRLGKFVKQDLLTNTFAAKIDAAMAKEDYLPKLRTKQNGSIPYQVQQNELDQIIDNQKQYYPWLAEKNPVKKRQGKFPYKLDELVGFRIPYYVGPLITADEQEASANAKFAWMVRKEGGLITPWNFDKKVDREASATRFIQRMQTTDTYLIGEEVLPQQSLIYQRFTVLNELNKIKIDDWPITLKQKQRLYEQVFKKKKTVSVKDIQHNLVSAGEYPTAPSITGLSDPKRFNSSLSTYIDYQKIMPTALLDLTKRADIEKIILWSTIFEDTGIFITKLARITWLTADQRKQLSHIRYRGWGQLSKKLLTGFEDDNGRTIIEGLWETNHNFMELRSQAEVASQITAANKQDLDDADLKDAINDLYTSPQNKKAIREVMLVLADIKRAMHGQAPSWVFIEAARGGGQKGRRTQSRASQIQAVYQDSAKEIVDSQVQQELKTKIKDKAEFNDRLVLYFMQNGRDIYTGKSINIDRLSEYDIDHILPQALIKDDSLDNRVLTDATGNREKNDSFAMERFGDKMAWQWREWHKMGLISSRKLRHLTMRSTDIDKYAVGFVNRQLVETRQIIKLVTSLIDTTYPETTIVSVKANLTHQFRVAFDFPKLREVNNYHHAFDAYLTAFLGTYLLKRYPKLERFFVYGKFAKLPINMKHFNIIRSLEKAQEPIVVPETGEVIWNKTSDLAMFEKIYNFKRILVNREIFENRGAMFNQTLYKASDNNSKKLIPKKDGFDTAIYGGYSGGTPAYLAIVKVTKKNSVEYRIIGVPTLMIVKINRLKSRGFSEKHALTELLESKFQKVNKRTGNVQTSDYEVVLPHVKFEQVIRDDVKGATHRFSLGTSTDYHNIQELILPLKFQRKLNKNTKSAADLDDVFDRIINQVQDYFQLFENRSFREKLLSSNTKFKKLVNISDKFSVLNEICKTLHANASNGDLSLLGLGTGFGRTMLSGGIKLSADAEIIYQSPTGLFERKVALKDL, from the coding sequence TTGACTGAAAAATATGGTGTTGGTTTAGATATTGGGAGTAATTCGATTGGTTGGACCGTAGTGGATGGCAATGGCCGGTTGAAGCGTGTTAAAGGTAAGGTAGCTATTGGTGCCCGATTATTCAAAGAAGGCCAAGCTGCGGCTGATCGTCGTGGGTATCGAACGACTCGTCGTCGGTTAAGTCGAGTCAAGTGGCGGTTACGATTACTTCGGGAAATATTTGATGAACCTATCAGTAAAATAGATCCTAATTTTTTTGCACGGCGCAAATATTCGGCAATTTCACCACGAGATTCTCAGTATGATGGTCTAGCTAAAACACTATTTAATAATCAGACGGACAAGGAATTTTATGATACATATCCAACAATTTATCATTTGCGCCAGGCACTAATGTCTGAAAAACGGCAATTTGATATTCGTGAAATCTATTTGGCTATTCATCATATTGTTAAACATCGGGGAAATTTCTTGCGTACAGGAAATGCGACTAATTATCAGACGGTTCCGCTAGACTTAGTCACCGCGTTTGCAAAAATCACCGATTTAATAGCCAGAATTAATCCTGAACTTGATTTAACGTTGACTAGTAACGTGATCCAAGCTGATCAGATCAAGGCAATTCTGTTGCGAAATGATTTGTCGCGGAGTGATCGGCAAAAACAAATTGTACCACTCATGTATCTGGCTACTGGCATGACCACCGATCAGAAAAAGCAGCAAAAGTCAGTTGTGAACGAATTAGCTAAAGCGCTGGCTGGGAATAAAGCAAATGTTGCAACGTTCACTATGACTGAAATCGATGTTGCTGAGAAAAAAGATTGGTCATTTGAAATGGGAAATCTGCAAGATGCATTACCAGTAATTGAATCTAAGCTGGAACCTTCAGCAATGGACTTACTAGAAACGGTGTCAGAGTTGTATTCAGCGATTAATTTGGCGCAATTAATTCCAGAAGGGTTAACCTTCTCACAGAGAATGATGGAAAAATATAACCAACATGCTAATGATTTGGTGTTACTGAAAGATTATGTGAAGAGTCAAGCAGATCGTGCGCGTGGACGTGAAATTCGTGCGACATATGATCAATATATAGCCGGTGAGAAAAGCAAAGCGATTACCCAAGACGAATTTTATCATCGATTGGGGAAATTTGTTAAGCAAGATTTGTTAACCAATACATTTGCAGCAAAGATTGATGCAGCGATGGCGAAAGAAGACTATTTACCCAAATTAAGAACTAAACAGAATGGGTCAATTCCTTATCAAGTTCAACAAAATGAACTTGACCAAATTATTGACAATCAAAAGCAGTATTATCCTTGGTTGGCAGAGAAGAATCCTGTAAAAAAACGCCAAGGTAAGTTTCCATATAAGTTGGACGAATTAGTTGGTTTTCGGATTCCTTACTATGTAGGCCCTCTGATTACGGCGGATGAGCAAGAAGCGAGCGCCAATGCTAAATTTGCTTGGATGGTCCGCAAAGAAGGTGGGTTAATTACGCCATGGAATTTTGATAAAAAGGTAGATCGTGAGGCGTCTGCTACCAGATTTATTCAACGGATGCAAACGACCGATACTTATTTAATTGGTGAAGAGGTCTTACCACAACAGAGTTTGATTTATCAGCGCTTTACCGTGTTGAACGAATTGAATAAGATTAAGATTGATGACTGGCCAATTACGCTAAAGCAGAAGCAGCGGTTGTATGAGCAAGTCTTTAAGAAGAAAAAAACTGTTAGTGTGAAAGATATTCAGCATAATTTGGTATCTGCTGGTGAATACCCGACGGCACCAAGTATCACTGGTTTGTCAGATCCTAAACGATTCAACAGTTCTTTATCAACTTATATTGATTATCAAAAAATCATGCCAACGGCCTTACTAGACTTAACTAAGCGTGCTGATATTGAAAAGATTATTTTATGGTCCACAATTTTTGAAGATACTGGTATTTTTATTACTAAGCTAGCTAGAATTACTTGGCTAACGGCTGATCAACGTAAGCAACTTAGCCATATTCGTTATCGAGGTTGGGGACAACTGTCGAAGAAACTTTTAACTGGGTTTGAGGATGATAATGGGCGAACGATTATTGAAGGACTATGGGAAACCAACCATAATTTCATGGAACTACGTAGTCAAGCGGAAGTTGCTAGCCAAATTACAGCTGCTAACAAACAAGATTTAGATGACGCTGATTTGAAAGATGCCATTAATGACTTATATACTTCGCCACAAAATAAGAAAGCCATTCGAGAGGTCATGCTAGTTTTGGCGGATATTAAACGAGCGATGCATGGTCAAGCACCTAGTTGGGTCTTCATTGAAGCAGCGCGTGGTGGCGGTCAAAAAGGTCGGCGAACGCAATCACGGGCGAGCCAAATACAGGCCGTGTATCAAGATTCTGCCAAGGAAATTGTGGATTCACAAGTCCAACAAGAGTTGAAGACAAAGATTAAAGATAAAGCCGAATTTAATGATCGTTTAGTTCTATACTTTATGCAAAATGGGCGTGATATTTATACTGGAAAATCAATTAATATTGACCGCTTATCAGAATATGACATCGATCATATATTGCCACAAGCACTAATTAAAGATGATTCACTTGATAATCGCGTGTTGACGGATGCTACGGGTAATCGTGAAAAGAATGATAGTTTTGCAATGGAAAGATTCGGCGATAAGATGGCTTGGCAGTGGCGCGAATGGCATAAAATGGGCCTGATTTCTAGCCGAAAATTGCGCCACTTAACCATGCGATCAACTGATATTGATAAATATGCTGTTGGCTTTGTTAATCGCCAATTAGTTGAAACTCGCCAAATTATCAAGTTGGTTACTAGTTTAATTGATACAACGTATCCAGAGACAACCATTGTTTCAGTTAAGGCTAATTTGACACATCAATTCCGCGTTGCGTTTGATTTCCCAAAATTACGGGAAGTAAATAATTATCATCATGCGTTTGACGCCTATTTAACAGCTTTCTTGGGGACTTATTTATTGAAACGTTATCCAAAGCTGGAACGGTTCTTTGTCTATGGAAAGTTTGCTAAGTTACCAATTAATATGAAGCACTTCAATATCATTCGATCGTTGGAAAAGGCCCAGGAGCCAATTGTTGTTCCGGAAACGGGTGAAGTAATTTGGAATAAGACTAGTGATCTAGCGATGTTTGAAAAAATCTACAATTTTAAACGAATCCTAGTTAATCGAGAAATCTTTGAAAACCGTGGGGCCATGTTTAACCAAACACTCTATAAAGCAAGTGATAATAATTCTAAGAAACTAATCCCAAAGAAGGATGGTTTTGATACGGCTATATATGGTGGGTATTCTGGTGGTACACCAGCGTATTTAGCGATTGTTAAGGTCACAAAGAAGAATAGTGTTGAATACAGGATAATTGGCGTACCAACGTTGATGATTGTTAAGATAAATAGATTAAAAAGTAGAGGCTTCTCCGAAAAACATGCTTTAACGGAACTACTAGAATCTAAATTTCAAAAGGTAAATAAGAGGACGGGTAATGTTCAAACCAGTGACTATGAAGTTGTATTACCACATGTAAAATTTGAACAGGTAATACGAGATGACGTTAAAGGTGCAACTCATAGATTCTCACTTGGAACTAGTACAGATTATCATAATATACAAGAGTTAATTTTACCATTGAAGTTTCAGCGGAAATTGAATAAAAATACTAAGTCAGCAGCAGATTTAGATGACGTTTTTGATAGAATCATTAATCAAGTGCAAGATTATTTCCAACTTTTTGAGAATCGGAGTTTTAGAGAAAAATTGTTGTCTAGCAATACTAAATTTAAAAAACTCGTTAATATCAGCGATAAATTCAGTGTGTTAAATGAAATATGTAAGACATTGCATGCTAATGCTTCAAACGGTGATTTGAGTTTGTTAGGGTTGGGCACTGGTTTTGGAAGAACGATGCTATCGGGTGGTATAAAACTTTCAGCAGATGCAGAAATTATTTATCAGTCACCAACTGGGCTATTTGAACGAAAAGTAGCACTGAAGGATTTGTAG
- a CDS encoding IS982 family transposase produces the protein MQGLLKAIPKFNLIQATVQEFIKIITPIYQLLPKRFRFRQNYRQLKVNDVTIIACMLARIALRDPSETHFHQTLAASGVVVPERSRYNRRCRDLLQIMKLIRQYLLKRYRHGSTYEIIDSAPITLVSARRSNQAKVLRGVAHKGYNATKQLYYYGFKLHAVMDNDGYFVNWELTPANVDDRKPVEELLREAPAHQVLADGGYLSRKLQERLKSQGINFWFPLRKNMRKTDHINSSFLKNQRRYIETGFNNLNIVGHFEHPGTRTLIGLGSRLAALFLWNIIKVHSNLAQGKSGLSIN, from the coding sequence ATGCAAGGCCTCCTTAAAGCTATCCCAAAATTCAATTTAATTCAAGCAACCGTCCAAGAATTCATCAAAATAATTACACCAATTTACCAACTATTGCCAAAAAGATTTCGTTTTCGTCAAAATTATCGTCAACTAAAAGTTAATGACGTCACGATTATCGCTTGTATGCTTGCGCGAATAGCGTTACGTGACCCTTCAGAAACCCACTTCCATCAAACTTTGGCGGCTTCCGGAGTGGTTGTTCCAGAACGAAGTCGTTACAATCGTCGGTGTCGCGACCTTCTTCAAATAATGAAGTTGATCCGTCAGTATCTATTGAAGCGATATCGGCATGGCAGCACTTATGAAATCATTGATAGTGCCCCAATCACTTTGGTCTCAGCAAGACGAAGTAATCAAGCAAAAGTCTTACGAGGTGTAGCTCATAAAGGCTATAACGCAACCAAGCAACTATATTATTATGGCTTCAAGCTACATGCGGTGATGGATAATGACGGTTATTTTGTGAACTGGGAACTGACACCAGCAAACGTTGATGATAGAAAACCAGTTGAAGAGCTTTTACGAGAAGCACCGGCTCATCAAGTCTTAGCAGACGGCGGATACTTGAGCCGGAAGCTTCAAGAACGATTAAAATCACAAGGAATCAACTTCTGGTTTCCACTGCGAAAGAACATGAGGAAAACAGATCATATAAATTCCTCATTTCTAAAAAATCAACGACGATATATTGAAACAGGTTTTAATAATTTGAATATCGTTGGCCATTTTGAACATCCTGGAACCCGAACGCTAATCGGCCTAGGTAGCCGATTAGCGGCACTATTTTTATGGAACATTATCAAGGTTCATAGCAATCTAGCTCAAGGTAAAAGCGGACTTAGCATAAATTAG
- a CDS encoding GNAT family N-acetyltransferase gives MTKIEIRYSTKADLPGLFAIDQRIWTTENSPGPILARTLSDYASNYPVGSQLVAVADQQVLGMISWNPLPPFTSARYTWDIGIGVSPDAQHQGVGHRLMTELKSEAKRHGIHRIELRVLSTNTVARQFYAQQGFQVEGVNRDAFFLAGKFVDDYGLAYLMA, from the coding sequence TTGACTAAAATTGAGATACGATATTCGACAAAAGCCGATTTGCCAGGATTATTTGCAATTGATCAGCGGATTTGGACGACAGAAAATAGTCCGGGTCCCATCTTGGCACGGACTTTAAGTGATTATGCAAGCAATTATCCGGTCGGTAGTCAGCTGGTAGCGGTCGCTGATCAACAAGTACTCGGCATGATTTCGTGGAATCCATTACCACCGTTTACTTCTGCTCGATATACTTGGGATATTGGGATTGGTGTTTCGCCGGATGCTCAGCATCAGGGTGTTGGACACCGCTTAATGACTGAATTAAAGTCGGAAGCTAAACGGCATGGTATTCACCGGATTGAATTGCGGGTGCTATCAACGAATACTGTTGCACGTCAGTTTTATGCGCAACAAGGATTCCAAGTGGAGGGGGTTAACCGTGATGCCTTCTTCTTGGCTGGAAAATTTGTGGATGATTATGGCTTGGCTTATTTAATGGCTTAA
- the csn2 gene encoding type II-A CRISPR-associated protein Csn2: protein MNLTYYPFEPFKIVPNKVNILDVGNSKMYFDICRGFSDSADTIKISNDDLEIQDCGKQCSWYGDLMFSVDLNKLFMRKIQQRLMALMTDEQQVALLDRGREVISGVTDISFLMDLPLEVSSLPDIEKIMKFVGLSFPAELTGNPYAILETLIQTHVELGIKKQLVLTNISHYISKKQFSDLSQLVSDLNVTIINIEFSEINRVEKFVDAHYYYVDEDFMDWRSKG from the coding sequence ATGAATCTTACATACTATCCTTTTGAGCCATTTAAGATAGTGCCCAACAAGGTTAATATTCTTGATGTTGGTAATAGTAAAATGTATTTTGATATTTGTCGTGGCTTTTCAGATTCGGCAGATACGATTAAAATTAGTAATGATGATTTAGAAATACAAGATTGTGGAAAACAATGTAGCTGGTATGGTGACTTAATGTTCTCAGTTGATTTAAACAAGTTATTTATGCGCAAGATTCAACAACGTTTGATGGCATTGATGACTGATGAACAACAAGTAGCGCTGTTAGATCGGGGTCGTGAAGTCATATCTGGTGTAACGGATATTAGTTTTCTAATGGATTTACCTTTGGAAGTCAGTTCATTACCAGATATTGAAAAAATCATGAAGTTTGTGGGCCTTAGTTTTCCAGCCGAATTGACAGGTAATCCGTATGCTATACTGGAGACGCTAATTCAGACACATGTGGAACTTGGAATCAAAAAACAACTAGTTTTAACGAATATTAGTCACTATATTAGTAAAAAGCAGTTTTCCGATTTAAGTCAGTTAGTCAGTGATTTAAATGTAACAATTATTAACATTGAATTCTCAGAAATCAACAGAGTAGAAAAGTTCGTGGATGCTCACTATTACTACGTTGATGAGGATTTTATGGATTGGCGTAGCAAGGGTTAA
- the cas1 gene encoding type II CRISPR-associated endonuclease Cas1, whose amino-acid sequence MGWRNIVITQHAKVMYSMNRLIIQTDQDKYTVPVGDIQLLMLETTQAVITTGAVCALAEEHAKVIFTDHQGNPVSETTDYYPTRRTADLIRRQVAWPERRIANLWTKNIGSKIQNQIQVVDFNKLESQSLVDELDKLELNDITNREAVVANKYFTILFGSEFYRRDFNPVNAALNYGYAILLSLVNRAVVANGYLTCIGIHHVNNENEFNLGSDLMEPFRPIIDQWVSQQHFDEFTQNIKIGLVSLLSVQLVFNGREQILSNAIKEHVANCLHFLSGETDEIQIEVIIPNEVSSHAINGHV is encoded by the coding sequence ATGGGATGGCGAAACATTGTGATTACGCAACATGCTAAAGTCATGTATTCGATGAATCGTTTGATCATTCAAACGGATCAGGATAAGTATACTGTACCGGTTGGAGATATTCAGTTGCTAATGCTGGAAACGACACAGGCAGTTATTACAACTGGGGCTGTTTGTGCATTGGCGGAAGAGCACGCTAAAGTAATTTTTACGGACCATCAAGGAAATCCAGTGTCTGAAACAACGGATTATTACCCAACTCGTCGAACTGCGGATCTGATTCGACGTCAAGTTGCTTGGCCAGAGCGTCGAATTGCGAATCTTTGGACTAAAAATATTGGCAGCAAGATTCAAAATCAAATCCAAGTTGTTGATTTCAACAAGCTTGAGTCACAATCGTTAGTTGATGAGTTGGATAAGTTGGAACTCAATGATATTACTAATCGAGAGGCGGTGGTCGCAAATAAATATTTCACTATACTATTTGGTTCTGAGTTTTATCGGCGTGATTTTAATCCAGTCAATGCGGCGCTCAATTATGGCTATGCCATCTTATTATCGCTGGTGAACCGCGCTGTGGTTGCAAATGGATATTTAACTTGTATTGGAATTCATCATGTAAATAATGAAAACGAGTTTAACCTTGGATCAGATTTAATGGAACCGTTCCGGCCAATTATTGATCAATGGGTAAGCCAGCAACATTTTGATGAATTTACCCAAAATATTAAGATTGGTTTGGTTTCATTGCTAAGTGTTCAACTAGTTTTTAATGGTCGTGAACAAATCCTGAGTAACGCAATTAAGGAACATGTTGCTAACTGTTTGCACTTTTTAAGTGGCGAAACGGATGAAATTCAGATTGAGGTGATAATTCCTAATGAGGTATCGAGTCATGCGATTAATGGTCATGTTTGA
- a CDS encoding cation-transporting P-type ATPase, producing MIDDNTQQSAQNETAEQDAMPPDDPNLWQLDEPALATKYQTDPENGLSAAEAEHRLQQDGRNELETKRVSRFIQFIKQFNNSIIYILAAAAIMTFFMQRYSDSIVIGLVIIANAIIGYVQERQAGNALERIREMLISKNFVIRDGKKLEVDARDLVVGDLVNLEAGDAVPADMRLIAADNLSVQESVLTGETNAVEKIEEPMPATKLALADRLNMVYASTAVTSGSGYGIVTATAEETEIGHIQQSVGEVKNKPTPLMRNLNSLGFGLSIAIVVAAVLLFILGMFMDTYSLPTLLIAVITMVVGSMPEGLPASTSVVLAMGTRQMTKKNVIVKSLPAVETLGAVDIVNTDKTGTLTKNEMTVTKVVTPHHFFDVTGVGYDDNGGVNFEGALKLNGKTVDWHQDKSMAWLVNIAGQTTDAELHFENNRWELTGEPTDGALTTLYRKMTGHDPEVAEIDSLPFDSAFRFSARLADMDGQRLLMVKGSPATVLRLTDQAHDPDYWEQAMSDLTAEGLRVVALAYQVVDNSVDTIDAKQIGGLELAGMVGIIDPPREEAATAIAELRKAGVEVKMITGDHPDTAMAIANKLNLAPHVKAISGPEIDALDDDQLKAQIDDYNVFARATPANKLRIVRAQQANDHVVSMTGDGVNDAPALKQADIGVAMGIKGTEVAKESADMVLADDDFADIVAAVREGRHVFDNIRKTIRFLLPTSFAEGLVVIISILMGHELPLYPTQLLWINMVSALTIQFAFIFEPPEAGIMARGPRNVKAGLLSKLDSFEIVYVSLLISGLGIFAYDYLTAIGLPNVVGSTMSLNIIIFGKIFYLFNLRNDHPVISKYFFQNKMAFYIIGILIVLQLGIIYLPFMQSVFHTTSINFWYGWGIPIIAGIIVLIVTEIGKFIRFRFIDRDEALG from the coding sequence ATGATAGATGATAACACCCAGCAGTCGGCTCAAAATGAAACAGCCGAACAAGACGCCATGCCCCCCGATGACCCTAATTTGTGGCAGCTTGATGAACCAGCTTTAGCAACTAAGTACCAGACCGACCCGGAAAACGGGCTATCTGCAGCTGAAGCTGAGCACCGTTTACAACAAGACGGTCGGAATGAACTTGAGACCAAGCGGGTTTCACGCTTCATTCAGTTCATCAAGCAGTTTAATAACAGTATTATTTATATTTTAGCGGCCGCTGCCATTATGACCTTTTTCATGCAGCGGTATTCCGATTCCATCGTTATTGGCTTGGTCATCATTGCAAACGCCATTATTGGCTATGTGCAAGAACGTCAAGCTGGCAATGCTTTGGAGCGGATTCGCGAAATGCTGATCTCAAAAAATTTCGTTATCCGTGATGGGAAAAAGCTCGAAGTCGATGCCCGCGATTTAGTCGTTGGAGACTTAGTTAATTTAGAAGCTGGAGACGCGGTCCCCGCCGATATGCGCTTAATTGCCGCTGATAACTTGAGCGTGCAAGAATCCGTCCTAACCGGTGAAACCAATGCCGTGGAAAAGATCGAAGAACCGATGCCGGCAACCAAACTGGCTTTAGCGGATCGTTTAAACATGGTCTACGCTTCAACCGCGGTAACGAGCGGCTCTGGCTATGGCATTGTCACCGCGACCGCCGAGGAAACGGAAATTGGCCACATTCAACAATCCGTGGGTGAAGTTAAAAATAAACCAACGCCACTAATGCGTAACTTGAACTCCTTAGGGTTTGGGTTGTCAATCGCCATCGTGGTCGCCGCCGTGTTGCTATTCATTCTCGGTATGTTTATGGATACCTATAGCTTGCCAACCTTGTTGATTGCCGTCATTACAATGGTCGTTGGTTCAATGCCTGAAGGTCTGCCAGCTAGTACCTCAGTCGTCTTGGCGATGGGGACACGACAAATGACTAAGAAAAATGTCATCGTGAAGTCACTACCAGCCGTCGAAACGTTGGGCGCCGTCGATATCGTTAATACCGATAAAACTGGGACCTTAACGAAAAATGAAATGACAGTGACCAAAGTCGTGACACCGCACCATTTCTTTGATGTGACGGGCGTTGGCTACGATGATAATGGTGGCGTCAACTTCGAAGGTGCCTTAAAGCTCAACGGTAAAACAGTTGACTGGCATCAAGATAAGAGTATGGCCTGGCTAGTTAACATCGCTGGTCAAACTACCGATGCGGAACTTCATTTTGAAAATAATCGCTGGGAATTGACCGGTGAACCAACGGATGGCGCTTTAACCACCCTCTATCGTAAAATGACCGGTCACGATCCGGAAGTCGCGGAAATTGATTCATTGCCATTTGATTCAGCCTTCCGTTTTTCTGCACGACTCGCTGACATGGACGGTCAACGTTTGCTAATGGTCAAAGGTTCGCCCGCGACCGTGCTACGTTTGACCGACCAAGCACATGATCCCGACTACTGGGAACAGGCTATGAGCGATTTAACCGCAGAAGGCTTGCGCGTGGTGGCCCTCGCCTATCAGGTCGTCGATAACAGTGTTGACACGATTGATGCCAAGCAAATCGGTGGCCTAGAGTTAGCTGGGATGGTCGGTATCATTGACCCGCCGCGTGAAGAAGCGGCGACAGCCATTGCTGAGCTTCGTAAAGCTGGTGTTGAGGTTAAGATGATTACCGGTGACCATCCAGATACGGCGATGGCCATTGCGAACAAGTTAAATCTGGCGCCTCATGTTAAAGCCATCTCTGGCCCAGAAATTGATGCCCTAGATGACGACCAATTGAAAGCTCAAATCGACGACTATAACGTCTTTGCCCGTGCAACTCCTGCTAATAAATTGCGGATTGTCCGTGCACAACAGGCTAATGATCATGTTGTTTCGATGACAGGTGATGGTGTCAACGATGCGCCCGCTTTAAAACAAGCTGATATTGGGGTCGCCATGGGGATTAAAGGAACCGAAGTTGCCAAAGAATCGGCTGATATGGTGCTTGCCGACGATGACTTTGCGGACATCGTCGCAGCGGTACGCGAAGGCCGCCACGTTTTCGATAATATTCGGAAAACGATTCGGTTCTTGCTACCAACCAGTTTTGCTGAAGGCTTAGTGGTCATCATCAGTATTTTGATGGGACATGAGTTACCACTCTACCCAACACAATTGCTCTGGATTAACATGGTTTCCGCGTTAACCATCCAGTTTGCGTTTATCTTCGAACCACCCGAGGCCGGTATCATGGCGCGTGGCCCACGAAACGTTAAAGCTGGCTTATTGTCCAAATTAGACTCCTTCGAAATCGTCTATGTCTCCCTGTTAATTTCAGGCTTAGGTATCTTCGCTTACGACTACCTGACCGCCATTGGATTGCCAAACGTCGTTGGTAGTACGATGTCCTTGAACATCATCATTTTTGGGAAAATTTTCTATCTTTTCAACTTGCGAAACGACCATCCAGTCATTTCCAAGTACTTCTTCCAAAATAAGATGGCGTTTTATATCATTGGAATTCTGATTGTATTGCAGTTGGGGATTATTTACCTACCATTCATGCAATCCGTCTTCCACACGACTAGCATCAACTTTTGGTACGGTTGGGGAATCCCAATCATCGCCGGAATTATTGTGCTAATTGTGACTGAAATTGGAAAATTTATCCGATTCAGATTTATTGATCGTGATGAAGCTTTAGGCTAA
- the cas2 gene encoding CRISPR-associated endonuclease Cas2, with amino-acid sequence MRLMVMFDLPVETSEERRSYRRFRKALIKEGFLMMQYSVYVRICPNKKTAGFIEKRITPLAPPGGKVQTMTVTEKQYQAMHYIVGEPSGDILNSAERTIII; translated from the coding sequence ATGCGATTAATGGTCATGTTTGATCTTCCTGTTGAAACGTCTGAAGAACGACGATCTTATCGAAGGTTTAGAAAAGCATTGATTAAAGAAGGCTTTTTGATGATGCAATATTCGGTGTATGTTCGAATCTGTCCCAATAAGAAGACGGCGGGTTTCATTGAAAAACGCATTACACCGTTAGCGCCGCCTGGTGGTAAGGTCCAGACGATGACGGTTACGGAAAAACAGTATCAAGCAATGCATTACATTGTCGGTGAGCCTAGTGGTGATATTTTAAATTCGGCGGAAAGGACGATTATCATATGA